Genomic window (Rosa chinensis cultivar Old Blush chromosome 6, RchiOBHm-V2, whole genome shotgun sequence):
CGACTTGCAAAGAAAAATCAATTGTGGTGGCTTCACCGAGGTTAAGAAGATACAGTGTCTCTTTTGGTTTGGCTTTTTCTCCAAGGAACTACtagtcctattctttctttttgtacATCAGTGCTCATTAGTCTGAAAGAAGAAATTGATGGCCTtggctcaatgcacaagatgcTTCCAAGCATATATGACTGCTTAGTGGAGATTGATATTATTATCTTTTTCTCAAAAGACGTGACGATTTAAAGAATTTTTCTCCATAGGATAAGTTTAGAAAATAAGCCTATACTTATCCTTTTCTCCATAGTCAAGACAAGAAGTTAAACAACAATATACTTTTGGACTTGCCACAGGAATCAAGAAGGCATGAGATATTTTAGCTTAAATTAATCAAAATATAGAACAAAAGATTTGTACTCCCCCAATAATGCAAGCCCCGGCCGCTATATTCTCAGAGTTCGAGTGACGACTTTTTTCAGAGCCCTAGGGACTTTTAAACAAAACTTCTGTTTTATTGTGAAACCGCTGATGTCCGTGAAGAGACCAGTGTTTGTTGTCTATGAATAAGGCGATTATATATAGTCTGCAACAACGATATAAAATCACTCACCCTTTAATGCTTTACATTCACTAGCTAGGTTCAATGGAAAATTTCGTTCTTCCATACCTAAATACCGGCGCTACAGCTGGGCTCTCACTTGCCATACTTGTGTTTTCCTACTTTATCCTAACTAAGAGGTCCCGAGCCAATAGGAGTCCCAAACCCCCTCAAGTCTCAGGTGGATGGCCTCTGTTAGGCCATCTCCACCTCCTTGCAGGATCCAAGCAGCTTCCCCATATAACCTTGGGAGCCTTGACTGACAAGTATGGACCAATCTTCACCATCAATATTGGCATCCACTCCACTCTTGTGTTAAATACTTGGGAAGCGGCCAAGGAATGTTTCACCACCAACGACTCGGTTGTTTCCTCCCGTCCCGCTACGATAGCTGCCAAACACTTGAGCTACAACTATGCCATGTTCGGGTTTGGCCCCTACGGTCCATACTGGCGTGAAATACGCAAGTTGACATCCCTAGAGCTACTCTCAAACAGCAGGCTCGAGCTACTCAAACATGTTCGAATATCCGAAGTAGAGATGAGTTTGAAACAGTTATACAAGCTATGGAGCCAAAGAAAAGATACAATCAGCACCAGCACGGGCCAAGTTTCGGTGGAGATGAAGCAGTGGTTTGGGGATTTGACACTAAACGTGGTTTTAAGGATGATTGCAGGAAAGCGATACTTCAATGTCGCTGATGGTAATTTGAGCGACGAAAAAGAGGCACGACGGTGCCAAAAGGCCATGAGGGGGTTCTTCCATTTGGTGGGAGCTTTTGTGTTGGGTGATGCAGTTCCATGGCTCAAGTGGTGGGATTTAGGTGGGCAGCAGAAGGCTATGAAAGACACTGCAAAGGAACTCGATCTTATAGCAATGGAGTGGTTGGAGGAGCACAAGCATAGAAGAACAACCTTGGGGAAGGCTAAAAGCGACCAAGATTTCATGGATGTGATGCTTTCCGTCCTTGATGGATCGCGAGTTTCAGGGTTTGATGCTGATACCGTCATTAAAGCAACATGTTTGGTATGTATCATAACCTATGTCTACATGCATGTATGAACACGTACATATGCAAATCCGTGGACAGTACTTAGCTActcgataaaaaata
Coding sequences:
- the LOC112172113 gene encoding cytochrome P450 CYP82D47; the encoded protein is MENFVLPYLNTGATAGLSLAILVFSYFILTKRSRANRSPKPPQVSGGWPLLGHLHLLAGSKQLPHITLGALTDKYGPIFTINIGIHSTLVLNTWEAAKECFTTNDSVVSSRPATIAAKHLSYNYAMFGFGPYGPYWREIRKLTSLELLSNSRLELLKHVRISEVEMSLKQLYKLWSQRKDTISTSTGQVSVEMKQWFGDLTLNVVLRMIAGKRYFNVADGNLSDEKEARRCQKAMRGFFHLVGAFVLGDAVPWLKWWDLGGQQKAMKDTAKELDLIAMEWLEEHKHRRTTLGKAKSDQDFMDVMLSVLDGSRVSGFDADTVIKATCLALLSGGSDTTTVTLTWALSLLLNNPLALKKVHEELDHQVGRERLVNESDINNLEYLQATVKEVMRLCPAGPLSGQREVTEDCTVGGYHIPRGTWLMVNLWKVQTDPRVWADPMEFKPERFLTTHKGTDVKGQHFVLMPFGSGRRACPGITFGLQMTLLSLAGFLQGFEVSTPGNEPVDMTGSVGLTNMKSTPLRVLVKPRLSPNLYQSE